The genomic region CCATCGAGCGGGTGCTTGGCGCGAAGATCGAGCGGCGCGTGGTCAAGGGGTTCGACTACAAGAAGCCGGCCCCGGCCCGCGACCTCGAGTTCGCCCGTCCTCCCCGCGAGCCGCAGCGTCGCAAGGCCGCCCCGCGCACGAGCCGCCGATCCTGACGATCCGGGAAGCGCCTTTATGATGGGATAGGGCGGTCATTTGGCCGCCCTATCCTGTGATCGAAAGTGGAATAATGTCGGGACCCCACTCCCCTGGAGGCCCCGGTGATTGCGCGCCCCGCTCGTTTGTTCCTCCTTCTCGCGTTGTTGCTGGCGGACCTTGCCGTCGTCGGCCCCTCCCATGCCGCTCCCGTATCCGGTTCCGCCCCGACGGTCGAAAGCTTTAACCCCACCGGCCTCGTGAAGGGCGTCCGGCAGGCGGCCGTTCGCTTTTCGGACCCGATGGTCCCGTTCGGCGACCCGCGGGTCGCGGACCCGTTCTCGGTGTCGTGCCCCGTCAAGGGGAAGGGGCGATGGGCGGACGAGCGGAACTGGGTGTACGACTTCGACAAGGACCTCGCGGCCGGGATCGTCGCGCGATTCACCCTCGTTCCGGGTCTTAAGAGTCTCGCAGGCCTCGCGCTTGAAGGGACTGCGTCCTTCGAGTTTTCCACGGGGGGGCCGGCGATCATCGCCTCGGTTCCCAGAGAGGGAACGCTCGAGATCGACGAGGAGCAGGCTTTCATCCTCCTCTTGGACGGGGAGGCCGACGAGGCGTCGATCCTCGCCCACGCCTCCTTCTCGGTCGAGGGGATCGGGCAGAAGGTCGGCGTCCGCATCGTCCAAGGGGCCGATCGGACGCGGCTTCTCGACCTGGGGCCGTCGCGAGCCCTGATCCGTATCCGGCGAAAAGGACTCGGACGGGAGGATGACCTGCTCTCGTTCAAGAAGAAAAAGAACTTCGACGACCCGCGCATCGTCGTCCTCCAGGCACGTCAGCGTTTCCCGGCCTCCGCCGAGGTTCGCCTCGATTGGGGCGAGGGGATCCGGACGAAGAGCGGCCTATCGAACGAGGAGACGCAGCAGCTCGAATTCACGGTCCGCGATCCGTTCAAAGTCTCGTTCACCTGCAGCCGCGAGAATCCGGAAGGCGGCTGCCTCCCCATGCTGCCGATGCGCCTGGTCTTCTCCGCGCCCGTCACCCGGGGCGAGGCGAAGAAGATCGTCCTGCAGGGCGTTTCGGGCAAGTCCCGGCGGGCGGGATTCGAGCGGTCGGAAGAAGGGGGGACGGGCGACGACAAGGTGTACGGCGTCACGTTCGACGGGCCGTTCCCGCCGGATGCCCGCTTCACCGTGCGGTTGCCGGAAGGCTTCCGGGACGACGCCGGCCGGCGCCCCGGGAACGCGGCTTCCTTTCCGTTGAGCGTGTCTACGGGCGGCTATCCGCCGCTGGCGAAATTTTCCGCCCCCTTCGGCATCGTCGAATGGACGGGGGAGGCGGTCCTCCCCGTCACGCTCCGCAACATCGAGGCGCAGGCGAAAAGCCGGCTGGTCGATGCGGGGCGGACCCCGCCGCTGACGCTCCCGGCTCCCGGGGACAGCACGGAATCCGCCCGGATAAAAGGAAACAGGCGCGGGACGGACTGGGCCGCGGATCTGCAGGAAGACGCGATGGCCGATCTCAAGGGACGCATCCGCACGATCGTCCCGGGAAAGGACGCCGAGATTCTCGCGTGGCTGAGGAAAGTGGAACGGGCCTATCGCTACCACGAGGGGCCATACAACCTGAGCGCGTCGATCCTGTCCTCCGGCTCGGGAACCCAGGCAATCTCGATCCCGCGTCCCGCGGGCGACAATGCCTTCGAAGTCGTCGGCATCCCGCTTCCCCGACCGGGCTTCTACGTCGTCGAGCTGGAAAGCGCCCGCCTCGGCACCTCGCTCCTGCAGAAGGCGCCGATGTACATCCCCAACGCGACGCTCGTCACCAACCTCGCGGCCCATTTCAAGAAGGGGCGCGAATCGTCCGCGGTTTGGGTGACGGCGCTCGACAGCGGCGCGCCGGTCGCCGGGGCGAAGGTCGCGGTCCACGACGGAAACGGGAAAAAGCTGTGGGAAGGGGAGACGGACGGGGAAGGCATCTCCCGGATCGCCGGCAAGCTTCCGCCACCGGGAGGCGTGGAGGAATGCGGAGATTTCTGCGGCTATTTCGTCACGGCCCGGCAGGGCGACGACATGACGTTCGTCCTTTCGTCCTGGCAGAAGGGGATCGAATCGTGGCGGTACAACCTCGGGGACGAGAGCCGGGACCCGTCGATTGCGCACACCGTGTTCGACCGGACGCTGCTGCGCGCGGGTGAGACCGTCTCCATGAAGCATTTCCTGCGGCGCCACTTCTCGGGCGGGATCACGGCCGCGGAAGCCGGGAAACTCCCGAAGGGGCTGGCCATCGTCCATGAGGGGAGCGATCAGCGATATCTCTTTCCGCTGTCGTGGGACGCCTCGGGAATCTCGGAAAGCCGCTGGGAGATCCCGCGGGAGGCGAAGCTGGGGGAATACCAGGTCTACCTGCTCGACGAGGACCTGTCGGGCTCGGGTGGAAAAATCGCCGTCGGCAAGTTCAAGCGGGAAGACGACGTTTTCTGGCGCGTCGCACGACGCCTCTCGGGCGCGTTCCGGGTCGAGGAATTCCGCGTCCCGATGATGAAGGCGTCGGTGAGGCCGGTGGGCGGGCCGCTCGTGCGGGCGAAGACGGCGGCGCTGGACTTGATGGCGGCCTATCTCTCGGGGGGCGGCGCCGGCGGCGCCGCCGTCAAGCTGCGGACCGACGTCTCCCCCGGTCACGTGTCGTTTTCCGCCTTCGAGGAATACACGTTCGCCAACGGTCCGATCATCGAGGGGATCGTCCGGGGCAGCTCCCGGTACGATGACGAATTTGGCGGAGGAGAGGACGAGGAAGACGATGGCGGGCAGACGGGTCCCCGGAAGAAGACGGTCCGCACGAAGGAGCTGACGCTCGGCGCGCGCGGCACGCTGCGGACGACGGTCGATCGCCTCCCGAACGCGGCCGTGCCGATGGACCTGGTCGCCGAGATGGAGTTCGCCGACCCCAACGGCGAGATCCAGACGGTCTCGACGCGCGTCCCGATCTATCCCGCGAAGGTGCTTCCCGGCATTCTGCCTGACGGCTGGGCGGCGTCGAAGGAGGATTTTCGCTTCAAGGTGGCCGTGGTCGACCTCTCTGGCAAGCCGGTGAAGGATGCCGAAGCGACGGTGGACCTGTTCCAGCGGAACCGCTACACGCATCGGAAACGGCTGCTGGGCGGGTTCTACGCCTACGAGTACGTCACCGAGACGAAGAAGGTGACGGAGCGGTTCTGCGCGGGGAGAACCGACGAGAAGGGGCTTTTGTTCTGCGAGGGGAAAAGCCCGGTCTCGGGCAACGTGCTCCTTTCGGCGCGCGTCGCCGACGACAACGGCGCCGTCGCCGCCGCGAACCAGGACGTCTGGGTCGCCGGCAAGGACGACTGGTGGTTCGAGCAGCAGGACGGCGACCGGATCGACCTCCTTCCTGAGAAGAAGCGCTACGAGCCGGGCGACACCGCCCGGTTCCAGGTCCGGATGCCGTTCCGGGAGGCGACCGCGCTCATCGCCGTAGAGCGCGAGGGCGTCCTCGAGACGTTCGTCCGGACGCTGTCGGGAAAATCTCCGGTCGTCGAGATTCCCGTGCGCCCGACGTTCGCGCCCAACGTCTACGTCTCCGTCCTCGTCGTCCGGGGGCGCGTCGCGGGAGTGACGCCGACCGCCACGGTCGACCTCGGCAAGCCCGCTTACCGGCTGGGCAACGCAGAGATCAAGGTGGGGTGGAAGGCGCACGAGCTGCTGGTGGGCGTGACGCCCGAGAAGGAAGTCTACGCGATCCGCGAGAAGGCCAAGGTTCGCGTCCACGTCCGGCGGGCGGACGGCGGGCCGCTTCCGGCCGGGAGCGAGATCGCCGTCGCCGCGGTGGACGAGGGATTGCTCGCCCTGTCCCCCAACGGGAGCTGGGACCTGCTCAAGGCGATGATGGGGGAGCGGCCGCACGAGGTGGCGACCTCGACCGCGCAGTCGCGGGTGGTGGGCAAGCGCCACTTCGGGCTCAAGGCGCTTCCCGCGGGGGGCGGCGGGGGAAGGCAGTCGGCCCGGAAGCTGTTCGAGACGCTGCTTCTCTGGAAGGGGCGCGTCGTCCTGGACGGGAACGGCGAGGCCGGGATCGACATCCCTCTGAACGATTCGCTGACCGCCTTCCGGGTGGTCGCCGTCGCCAGCGGCGGCGATTCGCTTTTCGGGACGGGGGGAGCGACGATCCGGACGACCCAGCCGCTCATGGTACTCCCGGGCCTTCCGCCGCTCGTGCGGGAAGGGGACCGCTTCCTGGCGGGCGTCACCCTGCGCAACGGCTCAGAGCGCCCGATCGCGGCGACGGTCACGGCATACGCCGCCGGGAGCGCGGGGCGCCGGGCGGAGAAGCGGGTCGGGGTGCGGGAAGCGGCGCTGGCGCCGGGAGAGGCGAAGGAGCTCTCCTGGGAGTTCACGGTTCCTCCGGGCGACAACACGCTCGCATGGCGGTTCGAGGCCGTCTCCGGCGACAACGCGGCGCAGGATCGCGTCGAGGTGCGGCAGAAGGTGGTTCCGGCCGTCCCGGTGCGGACGCTCCAGGCGACGATCACCCAGGTCGAGATGCCGTTCTCGTTGGCGGTCGCGAAGCCGGCCGACGCCCTGCCCGGACGCGGCGGGCTCTCGCTCGACCTGAAGGCGTCGCTGTCGGAGGGGATGGGGGCCGTTCGCTACTTCATGTCGCAATATCCGTACGATTGCCTGGAGCAGAAGGTCTCCGTCGCGGTGGCGCTGCGGGATCCCGCGAAGTGGGCGGCGATCGCGGCTTCGCTTCCTTCCTATCAGGACGGCGACGGGCTGCTGAAATACTTCCCCGGCCCCTGGGACGGCAGCGACACGCTCACCGCCTACGTCGTTTCCGTCGCGGAGGAGGCCGGCTGGAAGATCCCCGAGGAGACCGAGGCGCGGATGCTCTCCGGGCTGGAGCGTTTCATCGAGGGGCGCATCTACCGGGGCAGCCCGCTCAACACGGCCGATCTTTCGATCCGTAAGATGGCGGCGCTCGAGGCGCTCTCGCGCCGCGGCAAGGGGCGCCCGGAGCTTCTGGGCCCGATCACGATCGCGCCGAACCTTTGGCCCACATCAGCCGTGCTCGACTGGATGAACGTCATCCTCCGGACGGGGAACCTGCCCGACCGGGACCCCCGTTTTTTGGAGGCCGAGTCGATCCTGCGCTCCCGCCTCAATTTCCAGGGGACGACGATGGGCTTCTCGACCGAGCGGACGGACTACCTCTGGTGGCTCATGGTGTCCGGCGACGTGAATGCCGTCAAGGGACTTCTGACGTTCATGAAGATGCCGAAGTGGAAGGCCGACATTCCGAGGCTCGTGAACGGGGCGCTCGGGCGGCAGCAGCGCGGCGCCTGGAACACGACCGTGGCCAACGCCTGGGGAGTCCTGGCGATGGAACGGTTCACTCAGCTGTTCGAGTCCGTTCCCGTGACGGGGAGGACACGGGCGATCCTGGGCGAGACGGTGCAACTCTCCGACTGGGCGGCGCATCCGCGCGGAGAGACGCTGGCGTTCCCGTGGCCCGCAAAGGGGAAGGGATCGATCGCGGTGGGGCACGAGGGTTCGGGGCGCCCGTGGGCGACCGTGACCAGCCGGGCGGCCATTCCGCTGAAAAAGCCGCTCTCGACCGGGTACAGAATCGTCAAGTCGATCAAAGCCGTGTCGAAAAAGCGGAAAGACCGTTGGAGCCGGGGAGACGTAGCCCGCGTGACGCTCTCGATCGAAGCGCAGGCCGACATGACCTGGGTCGTGGTCGACGACCCCGTTCCGGCGGGATCGACCATCCTCGGGAGCGGCCTCGGCCGCGATTCCGCCCTGCTGACCCGGGGGGAGCGGCGCGAGGGGCTTGCCTGGTCGGCGTTCGAGGAGCGGGGGTTTGACGGCTTCCGGGCCTTCTACACTTTCGTCCCGAAGGGGAAATGGACCGTTTCGTACACGGTCCGGCTCAACAATGCGGGCCGCTTCCAGCTTCCGCCGACGCGGGTCGAGGCGATGTACGCGCCCGAGATGTTCGGCGAGTCGCCGAATCCGTCGATGACGCTGGCGCCGTGAGTGCACGGTGGTCAAGGTTCGCGCGAATCCTCGTCGCGATTTTTGCGGCCGCGGGCATTGTCGTCCCGGCGGCGGGATGGTGGCTGACGACCGGGGGG from Candidatus Deferrimicrobiaceae bacterium harbors:
- a CDS encoding MG2 domain-containing protein, with protein sequence MIARPARLFLLLALLLADLAVVGPSHAAPVSGSAPTVESFNPTGLVKGVRQAAVRFSDPMVPFGDPRVADPFSVSCPVKGKGRWADERNWVYDFDKDLAAGIVARFTLVPGLKSLAGLALEGTASFEFSTGGPAIIASVPREGTLEIDEEQAFILLLDGEADEASILAHASFSVEGIGQKVGVRIVQGADRTRLLDLGPSRALIRIRRKGLGREDDLLSFKKKKNFDDPRIVVLQARQRFPASAEVRLDWGEGIRTKSGLSNEETQQLEFTVRDPFKVSFTCSRENPEGGCLPMLPMRLVFSAPVTRGEAKKIVLQGVSGKSRRAGFERSEEGGTGDDKVYGVTFDGPFPPDARFTVRLPEGFRDDAGRRPGNAASFPLSVSTGGYPPLAKFSAPFGIVEWTGEAVLPVTLRNIEAQAKSRLVDAGRTPPLTLPAPGDSTESARIKGNRRGTDWAADLQEDAMADLKGRIRTIVPGKDAEILAWLRKVERAYRYHEGPYNLSASILSSGSGTQAISIPRPAGDNAFEVVGIPLPRPGFYVVELESARLGTSLLQKAPMYIPNATLVTNLAAHFKKGRESSAVWVTALDSGAPVAGAKVAVHDGNGKKLWEGETDGEGISRIAGKLPPPGGVEECGDFCGYFVTARQGDDMTFVLSSWQKGIESWRYNLGDESRDPSIAHTVFDRTLLRAGETVSMKHFLRRHFSGGITAAEAGKLPKGLAIVHEGSDQRYLFPLSWDASGISESRWEIPREAKLGEYQVYLLDEDLSGSGGKIAVGKFKREDDVFWRVARRLSGAFRVEEFRVPMMKASVRPVGGPLVRAKTAALDLMAAYLSGGGAGGAAVKLRTDVSPGHVSFSAFEEYTFANGPIIEGIVRGSSRYDDEFGGGEDEEDDGGQTGPRKKTVRTKELTLGARGTLRTTVDRLPNAAVPMDLVAEMEFADPNGEIQTVSTRVPIYPAKVLPGILPDGWAASKEDFRFKVAVVDLSGKPVKDAEATVDLFQRNRYTHRKRLLGGFYAYEYVTETKKVTERFCAGRTDEKGLLFCEGKSPVSGNVLLSARVADDNGAVAAANQDVWVAGKDDWWFEQQDGDRIDLLPEKKRYEPGDTARFQVRMPFREATALIAVEREGVLETFVRTLSGKSPVVEIPVRPTFAPNVYVSVLVVRGRVAGVTPTATVDLGKPAYRLGNAEIKVGWKAHELLVGVTPEKEVYAIREKAKVRVHVRRADGGPLPAGSEIAVAAVDEGLLALSPNGSWDLLKAMMGERPHEVATSTAQSRVVGKRHFGLKALPAGGGGGRQSARKLFETLLLWKGRVVLDGNGEAGIDIPLNDSLTAFRVVAVASGGDSLFGTGGATIRTTQPLMVLPGLPPLVREGDRFLAGVTLRNGSERPIAATVTAYAAGSAGRRAEKRVGVREAALAPGEAKELSWEFTVPPGDNTLAWRFEAVSGDNAAQDRVEVRQKVVPAVPVRTLQATITQVEMPFSLAVAKPADALPGRGGLSLDLKASLSEGMGAVRYFMSQYPYDCLEQKVSVAVALRDPAKWAAIAASLPSYQDGDGLLKYFPGPWDGSDTLTAYVVSVAEEAGWKIPEETEARMLSGLERFIEGRIYRGSPLNTADLSIRKMAALEALSRRGKGRPELLGPITIAPNLWPTSAVLDWMNVILRTGNLPDRDPRFLEAESILRSRLNFQGTTMGFSTERTDYLWWLMVSGDVNAVKGLLTFMKMPKWKADIPRLVNGALGRQQRGAWNTTVANAWGVLAMERFTQLFESVPVTGRTRAILGETVQLSDWAAHPRGETLAFPWPAKGKGSIAVGHEGSGRPWATVTSRAAIPLKKPLSTGYRIVKSIKAVSKKRKDRWSRGDVARVTLSIEAQADMTWVVVDDPVPAGSTILGSGLGRDSALLTRGERREGLAWSAFEERGFDGFRAFYTFVPKGKWTVSYTVRLNNAGRFQLPPTRVEAMYAPEMFGESPNPSMTLAP